The Erigeron canadensis isolate Cc75 chromosome 1, C_canadensis_v1, whole genome shotgun sequence genome segment tcttataaagcattttgccttcttttttataagaaaatatgaTTTGAACAACCAAAAATACTcatattctttattcactaatttaaacatttctacctaatataataaccttaaatctcaaccactcattttttttctctcccctcaaatttcaaccactcattttttctctttcatccataaatcattttatttctctaatttattcaaaatcttttatctgaaaaaccgtatatcgataaattataaaaattgtatgggtattcttaaaatttcatgctctttcattaaagatgtcattcgatatactttcgacgaatttttaaatccgagggcggaagcccgtacggctaaggcatttggctatcatactatgtgacttgacctatcaccccaccatctcaccaacACAACACGCGGGCACTATCTcgtatagatatacatatagatagatatagtcCAGTCCAAACTGACGGCTTTTTTAGGCCCAAAAATATTAGGCTTTGTAAAAGGTTTTCTTCTGAAatctttactttattttttttttagaatttatctgtttatgattttttttggaaaatgataatgacagccctaagggctgttaCTAACAAgatattacatgtttaaaaacttgtacattatatattaaaaaccgctCTTTTGTCtttctaacagcaaggtacaagTTTTAATGCActcaattagtttttactgacaaccctaaaggttatcactaacaaaacccttcttttttatctatattttcaaacttttcaaaTAAGCAATCATTTGGTTTCAAATAAGCAATCATTTGGTTTGGAACCTCTTTGACAAGTGGTTACAGATGAACACGGGTCAAAACCCAGCGTCGGCCTTCGGGCTCCGGCTCAATAAGCACTTTGTTTCTAGAGTTTTTTTAACTCAGAAGCCTGGTGCAGTTCAGCTTTGAAAGTTAATTGCACATATAAATCGTACTACACATCTAAAAGCCAAGTCGTTTTTATCAAGGAAAGAGAAGCTATCAAATGAAACACCACAATTATAGACGACCATCTCTTTGCTTCTAATTACTCTTTACTTCTTTCAAGCTTATAATAGCAAAGCTCAAACTTTAAACATTTGTATATTTTAAACAAGCTAACCACACCAGAAACACCAAGAAGAAACAAAATCCGCAGctcaattattaatatatagaaaCAAGTATTCTGTTGATTTCATCACAAATATATCAAGAACAAGCATAACGAACACAAACACGACGCTGGATTGGTCCTCTACATGAAGGGCAGTCCTTCATTCCCTGTTTTTCATGAAGCTCGTTACATTTCGTACAAACAACTTGATGTGCACATGGGAGGAAAACGACAGACTTTTCTTCTGATAAACACATAACACATTCCCGTTCACGTTTCACTCCTCCATTACCAGGAATCAGGTTGGGCGCATAATGTGTTGGAGTTTGTGGGGAAGTTGAAATTTTGACGTCTGTAAATTTACTTGGATAGCTTCCATCAACGCCTCTTTTTAAAGCAGCTATTTTTGAGGAGCCGGCTTTTAGTCTAAATATGGAGATTTCTTTCTTGAGCTTTTCTATATCTTCTTTGTACTTTTGGAGATTTTTATCGGCTTTTAGTCTTGCTAAATCTTCTCTTGATTTAGCCTTAACATCACCTTCTTGCCTTTCTATTCTAATCTTAGTGGCTTGATTAATCAATTCTTGTTTGGCTTTCTCTTCTTGTTTCCATTTTGTCTGCACATAGAACACCTACGATGAGATATTCAGAAAGCAAATAGTAAAAGACCATAAGTAACTAGAAGGTCCGCTTAATCAAACGTATTTGTCTTATAAATTTGGTATTATATGGACAGTTACACACATTCATACATTATTCACTCCTCATGGATTTTTGATAGCTCCTAAACATACATGTGGAACTTATTTCCTTAAACCTCAGTttgcttttaaaacaaaatgatcaACAGATAAACTTATCAAGTGCATATTGAAGATCTCATAATCATATCAATTACATTTCAGTCCTATCAGATGCATCTCACTAACCTAAGAGTTCACTAGTAGATGTCTATTTTATAGTCCACAATCTAGGGAGACGTTCAAGATAAAAGTCCACTTATAATAGAATGTGATTAAGTGAATAGAGGATTTTGGAAGTGTCGCTTTTGAAGTGTCTAATGGACAGATGTTACATCTTGATGTTCCTTTTTTACAATGCACCTAACACTATTACCACATTATGGTGTAAAAAGGTGTTCAGTATCATGTCTGCACCAGAATTCTTCCTACACTCTCTACCATAAGAAGACTTTTCTCATGATCCCCCACCGTCACACTCGGTTACCTACTTTCAGTTTATTAATTCATTGAACTCCGTTATTTTGAATTGAAATTGTTAAATTAGATAACACATGAAAAGATATTAAGAGCATAAGCATGGtgactatatatttttatgtaaacATGTACTATTGAAAAATCCAAGAATTTAGCTCTTTGGCCCTTCTAAATTACTAGCACATTGTTTGGCAATAGCAGCTGAATGACAAATTGTTGCATAGTAACAGTTTTCTCCATCCCGTAATTAACATTCGAACATTCTCGAAGCAACATAAAACACCATTGTCTCAGTAATTTTAATGTAAATGTCAAAAATGATGGGTAGtatcacaaaattttaaaagatggCACTGTTGTAGACCACATCAGAGTTTACTCACGAAAACTGTCATATACTTGAATATAGAAGAAAATCACATCACATGTCATAATGCACCGTCTATAAGATAAATAAAGTCCAATATAGTATGAACATACCTCGAGTTCATCTCTTCGTTCTTTAGCCCGCTTCAGATCTTCTTGCAGCTGACCCAACTTACGCTTCTCGGCTATTAGCTCCTCTTGCAACGTTGATTTCTGCTTCTCCCCCAACTGCAGTTGCATCAGTGTGTGTTTCTCTCTCTCCGATACCTCTACACAGCTAGCAGCTGACTGGGCTGCCTGTAAATGTGCAGCCTCCATCTCTAGCCTCAGATTAGCATTCTCCTTTTTCAATCTACAAACGGTGCCATCAGCTCGTCCAACCTGACTACTAGCCTTTAACAAAGCTTTCTCTATATCAGTAAGCTTCTTTAAGGTGTTCTGTTCCAATGTATGCTTCTCTTTCTTTAACCTCTCTacttcttctttctcttttcttagTGTTTTAAGCTCGGCTTTATCTTTACCAAGCCTGCAAGCAGCTTGCATAACCTTCTGGTTAGCCCATTCATTCCATTCCTTCAACTTACTTTGGAGCTCAACTACACGTGGTACAAGCGTTGCAATTGTATCATCTTTTTTATCTTGTGGGATCCACTTCACACTCACAGGGGACTTTTCATTGGGCACGGTAGAAAAATCAATATTTGGAACCTCAGGTAGTGTAATATCTTCGAATTTTTCGAGAACTGAAAGAGAAAACTCGGTTTCAGCCACTGATAATGCTGGAGGGCCCTTTGAAattgtttcatcttttttaCCTTGTGGGATCCGGTGCTGAAAGGACGTTTCATTGGGCATGGAAGGAAAACTAAGATTTGGAACCTTGGGTAGTGAAAGATCGctgaatttttcaagaagtgaAAGGGAGAACTCGGCTTCAGCTACTGATAATGCTGTAGAGTTATCTGTAGAGGAGGACAAAGATGTGATATTGGTATTAGCGTCTCTATTAGATAGTGAAGGGGAAGTGAGGCGGATTTGTGTGGTGccattattgtttatatcacTAATCATCAAGGAACTACTTTTAAAACTGATACTTGTAGAATGTGACACAGACTTTAGTTTCTTATCAAAAATTAAGCCGCCAAAGTTACCAAGTTTTGCACCTCTAGAAGCCCCTTTGGATCCACGTGAACGGTAGCTTTTCTCCACACGGACTGATTTCTGTCTTGGTACATAATCTCTCTTACCAACGCCGTTGATCTTTTTACTCCCGACAGGTTTATCTTCATGGTTTTGGGAGGAAAGGCTGACGGATTTACTCATGGTCCAAGGATTGGAACTCTTGTTTCCTTTCTGTGACACCAAACTGCAGTAAGCGGCGGGCTTTGGTTTTGTACGAGTAACTGCTGGCTTTGACAATGGCTctgaaataatataatactcCGCCTCCGCGTTAGATGGACTCAGAAGACTGTCAACACTCTTAACTTCCTTCCTCGACTGGGTTTCAACCGACTTAGAAAAAACACCATTTGAAACCCCATCACCTAACGCATCAACATCCAACGCACACGCATGAGACACATCCATATCCGATATCAACAACAACCACATTGCATCCCCAGTACTAGATCCCGGCCTAGCTTCACGAATAACAGAAACCAATTTCGCAAGTATACACTTCTCCATTTCCTCTAGATTCTCAAACTCATACTCCCTCCGCGGACCAACCACTGATCCGTTTTCAAGAATACCCCTAGTAGTGTCCTCTACATTCGCCACAACGTCTTTACCACCATAACAAAAACCACACCTAAGAACCGCCTTAGTAACATCTTCTTCACTATAACCATACAAAACAAGTTTCTTAACAACATTTTTCAATATAGCATCCAAATTATCCAACAAAAGTCCTTCTAGCTCAAATTCCGTTAAATCACTCCAATCGATATTATCATCACTCCTTTTTAGTTCAACCTTATTCCCTATCTCTAAACACGACTTTCCTAACTCGAGTTTCACCGTATCCACATGTAACTCATCACTCTCACTCGAGCATTCGCTCTCCAAACCCGATGGTAGTGACTGTGATGAATCACCTATAAATTTTCTCTTATtcctaattttcttttcttcactAACAGAAGCCATCTTTTTTGTATTATATCACACAcctataagtatatatatatttcataaatcaaacaataataatttcAATATAATAACTGATTGTtaatataaattacaaaaaacctaaaacattaattaatataatactccgtataatataagcaaataataaattaattaaaatcaatacaaaaaaataatattcataCCAGAAGCTGTACAgacttgattaattaattaattgtatctGCAACAGGAAAAAAGGAAAACacaaattttaattgttaactaattaattatactttcaCAATAATAAAATAGGGTAAATGGTAATACATTATGGATACATTATTCACAATCAATAGATGAGAAAAATAAAAGggaattaaattaaattgtataaaagaaaaatgaaattagaTATGTTATTGTTGGAATGGAATGTTTTGTACTAGTAGTGGTAGTAACGAAGATACCGAAATGAGAGAATcaactgtgtgtgtgtgtgtgtgtatgtagcAGAAAGCATCGGATGAGAATCGAAAATGTGAGAATCAAAATTTTTTGATTGTGTTTGGttggattatatattttttgggtgTCTCTTTCTCTgcctctttatatatatgccaagaagaagaagttgttcTTAGGGCATCGTTAATggttaatttatagaaaaataatgaaaaatggtTTTATAACTAGATTTATATCCGCGCAATGGTACTGATGGAGGAGGTGACGGGGGAGTGTGGAGATGGTAGTGAAGACGGTGATGAgggtgatggtgatgatgaatGTTAAAGTtgttattgtaattattttaaatgttGGAGATCTATAATAtaagttatttcattaaatgtataataggtatattagatggaaatgtttaaattaataaacgaagatgaagggtatttttggtttttcaaaggcagaaagtttaaataaaaaaatggatggtttgttttattagatagtataaaaaagctttaaaaacatttttttatatataaggaATTATTATATTACAATTAAATATGAGTGATGATTTCTACACTACATATTTTTAACCGTACACCATTAAATGTGGTTTAGAGTGTTAACTGTACAATACTGTGAAACACGTTTAGTGTTGAAAAGCTAAAAGTAGGTAGTGTGTAAATCACTACCcattaagtatagatataggatgtttattttcattaatagaataaataataacctttttaataaaaaaaatcaaattttttagtgatacaaagttttttgaaagatttttttaacaatttttttttatcaaattgtTATGCTTATAATTATAGGATATTTTCAATAGAGCTTTTTGAAAAGCTTCTTATAAAgtttttactattttataaaagaagatGATATATGCACCAtgactttttattaaattaccACATTGTATAAGTATTATAATAAACTATACGAGTAGATGATGCATAAATGTGGTACCTTAATAAAAACTCATGATACGAATATCATATCTTTTTCATAAAGCTTTATTACAAACTTTTTATCATTagagtgaatttttttttaacaatggtTAAGAAAATTCAAATgacacacacactctctcatttgttttgtatataaagaataattaaaatactttttttgAGGTTTGATCATTGGTGTAATATCTTggtaaaagaaaatttaaaaaacttctAATCAATAACTTGATCAATAGAGATTCTTTTGCAAAATGGAACAATTCTTTTTAGAATTTATTTCCtgattttttttccatataactACACCCGATTATTTTCGCTCTTTATAAAATCCATCAcaacaaatatttttaactaatattttatttttcgttATAGATTAATTAATCGATTATCTGGCTGATAGtgattttaaattgaaaatttattttGCGAGAAAATTTTTCTATTATAGACCCGATTAAGATAGCATATGATAGACCTTCCGATTCGTATATAATtcacatttttcaaaataaaaacctCTTTTAACAAtgtgaaaaataaatgatttgggtAGACTTGATATTAGGATTGCGAAATTGACAAACAATTTTGAACTACTAAATTATATTTACTGAAATATTCAAATGTCTCACGTTTTTATCTGtttgtatataaagaaaaaataaactaaactaaACTCCTCGTGTAATACATTGTTACTAAACTCACGTATATGATCTTTACTATCACTGTTAATCTGTAATTGCATTTCTTTTCATCACACCACCGTCAAATTATGTCATCTTTAAATAAAGTACTCAAGTAATGATGTGGATACATTAGTCAAGCGGACAAGCGGTGATCTTAGGTGGCGGATGTAAACTCATGACCtatctataaataaaaagtttagaCTTTTGACACACTAATCACAACATGAAACGCAGTAGTGGCTCAATGGTAATCAATAATAAAACAAGTGAAACAAGGGCTTTAAGCCTCAAATATTCGAATGCCTTATATTTTTCTAGTTATGCATATGATTATGTAAAAATGAGAATTAGAGAACTTAAGTTTTATTAATTGGGTGATAGTTGCTTCAACAAATACaagtttttcaaaacttaactTATGCGAAAAATTGTATTTGGTTAAACATCACATAAAAGATTAGATGAAATAACATTTCTAATCTTTTAGGAGTTATTTTATCATTTCCATTTAGTGTTTAAAATTTTTGCATTTAATCAGTTTGAAAAATTATACTCTATTTAGAATATCATTAGTTTCTTACCTGAAAAGGCCCTGATAATAAGAATTTGCTTTAGGCCTCCGATTTGATTGAGCCGCCACTGATGAAACGCCCCGTAAATAGTATCCGCTGCAACacgcggataccatgctcaTTGTTTACTTAAAAAAGCCAAATATTACATAGtaatattttgtaaaaaaatgttatataatattaatatcatgACGATACATTTACATCAAATTTAAAGTTTGTAAGaaaaaattcatataattaTACTTTATAATGTTAAcattatataagttatataatatattgttaatattatataagttatTCCATCATTTTTTTTGAATGTCGGTTGGTCAGAGCATGTTCACCCCATATGTGATCTATACACCCACCGGACAGGATGTCATCGTGGTAATTCACAGGGAAAACCCCTGATAGATCACCAAACGGCACGATATCTACGACATTAAATGCCATTTGGTGTAAAACCTGCGTCCTCTTGAATTCGAACCATGGTTGCCCAAGAAACAAACCTTCATTGGAGGTCTAGGATGCCAGTGAACTATCAACCAATTATGTAAAGATGAAAAGTTACTCAACTTGATTTTCATGTGATATTAACTATCACACCATCGTATTTATTTTCATCACGCCATCTTCAaattatctataaataaaaGTAGTAGAGTAATGACATAGGTCTAGCATTATTTAAACGGTGATCTTTCGTGATGAATGTAAAGTCGTGTTCGACTGTCAAGTTAACAAGCTCTCAAATAAAAAGTTACTAATTAAACTGAATTTTCATATGATATCAACTACTAATCGAATCATTTACCCTTTTTAACATTGTTTGACAAAAACTCATGACCCACCGTctactatatataatttttggaaAAATATCCGTACTGCAAACTTTACTTAAGCTTAGGTATTGACATATTGAAAAAAGATACATATTacacctttgaatttaataaaaatacatcacccccctgaattttacataaacctCCTcttaattttacataatccccctctgctttacctaagataggtactgcatgttttacctaatctTTCTCCTTTCAAAATACCtcatttttttattcactaatttaaacatattcaccaaagatacctataatacccttaatgaaatatttacaacataaatccctcagcctttaaaataaatatattatttctttttacatcaatcacttttacattaatacccgcaccactaccaccaccaacactgTTGCCGCCATCACCACCCGTTGCTGCCGTCACcacaccgccgcaacgcgcggacattTGTATAGTATATAGCAAATCTCATTTTTCactttaagtttcaacatttaacaTTCAACAATTTATCAAAACCACATTATATCAATAATTAATTAAGCTATCCTTTTAAGAGGGTatataattttctaatttttacttAGCTTTAAATATAcatttaatatacctataatatctcTTTTTAGTTTacaaaatttatcttttaacctaaaaaaataatcaaattatcacttttatgataattagatacaCTACTCACACTCTTCTTTGCCACCTCCCGTCGCCGCTACTATTACATCATTGCCCAGTTAACATCATAGTCCCATTGCACAATTACCTTTTTAGCAATACTAGCttattaacccgggttcaacccgggaatattgataaaagttttataaaaacgtATCTTCGTCATTGAAGTTGCATCAGTCCAACGGTACTCATAACCTCGAAATAATATACcttataattaacttattaacccgcataatatgcgaataatttaaaattctatTATGGCAAAACTATTGAAATGATTaccatgtatatattattaaagtttttaaaagaaaataaaaatatatttttaaagaaaaacattcttaaataacaaaaatagaaatgcaataaattttaaaaggaaagtttttatgacatcataaataaataaagttaaaaagaataaaactttaagaataaatttgaaaatgacaaataagctatttatataaattagcgatgtcataacaattttcttttatttagtatagagaTAGTTAGTATTTATTAACCGATTTTGcaaatattattttgtattttgaaGATTATTACAAGCACTCAAGCAGCTTATTTTTGCCCAAATTAACTCTTATTACTCTCAACGCATTTAATactctttttatatttaaaaaaatattttgataggctattatctatactctatattaaaaagaataaacctagtattgaaagttacatgggaaaATATTAGAAATACTCTCTATTAAAATAACACACCCTAAATACAATATACCCCCACCCTAAATGAAATATATACATCATCAGTcattcaacttttaaaataacatattaaatacagttacatcaataatctacGCTATTCGTTGTCACAACCATCAGTCACTGCCGCATTTACGCAGACACCATGCTAGTTGTAGATTTACGATGATTTTCAATGCTAGCTCGATTGCAGCTAGATTGCTCAGTAGGGACTACTAATGGACTATCAGAAACGAAGTGGGGAGTTTTCCAAAACAGAAATAAAATCGTACACTTGACTGAGAAATAGCATAATACTTCTTCGTGAATGCGGCGTTGTATTATTGTCCGCTCATCCCCTTCGTCAGCTCTTTGATCGGGATACTATTACCTAGGTTCCCCTTTTTCTTCGCTCTTTCGGAACCGGTACAGAAATGGGTGCTTTTTCTACGTTGTTTACCTTAGTTACTGGGGGTTTCGGGGAAGACCTATGTGGGGCACCTTTTGGGTGTGGGATGCCCGTGTGTTACTCGTAAAAGTTTATTACTTACCCAAATCAAGTTTATTAGTTACAAAATTTGTTAACTATACTATactgtagttttttttttttttgaaatgtgtGAATCATTTACTCGCAACAGAAGATTTAGtttatgttgtcttaaccgggttcgCGTTAGAGAGCCCCCTCATCTTCAATACCTAGCAGGAGAAGAAACCCTCAACTAAACCGTCCGAaagcacgacatttaattgagataaaactTTGCCCCCTCTGCAGAACTCAAACATGCTTCAGTAgaggactttatttgtgaaattccttAAAATGTCTTTTCCATGTCTCTAACTCGAGACCTCCTATATGTAAAGCTGATGCTCAACCATTAAGCTATAATGAGAAGTACACCGTATTGTAGTACATATGTAGGTAAACGCGacaatttatgattttgttttttataaagtaTAATTGTAGAAAAACTTTGCTTCTTACCTTACCTTTTTATAAGCTATAGAATAATGATCAAAATATTTTAGAGCTTATAAAGTTTTTGTTAGAAAACTATTAGACAGATGCTCGCGCGATGCAGCGGCAATGACGGTAGCGACGACAGTGTGACGAAGGCGGCAGTGGCGATGTgcaatggtggtggtggcatggCAGTGAATGTAATTTATTTGATGTAAGAGGGTTGATATGATTATTTAAGGGTTGAAAGATATATGgtgtaagttatttcattaagggtaatgaataaataataagGTAATATGgtaattttaaaatcttaattacttaaaagggataacagtttgttttatatagaaaaaaaagatttaaatatataaatatagataatatttctaataaatttaaattacaaaataaacCGATAAAGAAAAACATTTGGAGGTTATAACCCAAGTGAATAGCACATAActgtaaaacatttaattaaaccctaaaccccAATACACTCCCTCTGATTTTCTTGTTTCTTGCTGTTCCCGTTGGAGGTAAATGAATAAATCTTCatatcaaattaatttttttttatagcaaCAGAGATaaatacactatatatatatatatatatgttataagtATGTTAGAATTTGCCTTTCTATTAATCTATATGATGAAATTGTTCTCAGTGAGCTATTTAGATTGTCGAAATCAAATGCCTCTGACACATTCAATAATGgaatatatgttttattgattaataattgctgctgttgttgttgttgttatttgtCTTCggttattaaatatattttttttcttgtttactTGCACtaatatcttttaattaatagtaATAGGAGTTGGCCTCTGCAATGTGGGTCAGATTGAGGTCAAGGCTATTCTTATCTACATCGTCGATGTTGATTCAACGCGACATAACAAGAATTCCGATATTTTCAAGTGACTACATTTCTTCGTGCTCAACATCGTCTACGAGGCCATTTGTGTTTAATTACGCAACTCAGAGTCTTAAAGATGTGTGCCAgctgtatagatatataaagcCCCGAGATTACCATGATGGCAGGCCGAGAGGTTCGCTTTGGAGGGGAAAGAAGTTGCTGGGTAAAGAAGCTCTGTCTGTTATTTTGGGGTTAAAGAGAGTTAAAGATGATGAAGAGAAACTCGATAAGTTTGTTAAAATACACGTCTCGAGGCTCTTAAAGATGGATATGGTTGCTGTTCTCAATGAGCTTGAACGCCAAGAAGAAGTGCATTTAGCCGTCAAGGTTTTACTCATCCTTATTCCCTTTAATCTATTTAAGGTTTTGGACTTAGTATTTAGCAGTTGATATGTGTCTTTTAGTCGTTATAGTGATTGAATTATTTAATCATATGGTTAAAAACTGGATCAAGCTGCTGTATTGGTAATATTAAAttgaactttttgaaaaatcagaGAGTAAAACATTTATTGAACTTTAGGATCAAGCTGACGGCGGGTAGTTATGACAAGCAATTATTTACCAGCTAAAGTAGGCCGGATAAGTAGATTTTCTCAACCTAAACTGGTTTTTGTAGATTTGAAGCTAGAATTACTCATATAATTCCTGTTCTTCTATAGGTTTCAAGTGAAATATCTGCTTTTCTATGGTCGTTCTAATATCTACTTTAGGATGACTCCCTTACCAGCTTATGGAACTTTATTTAGCTTTTCGAGATTATCTGCGACATGTGTTCTGCTGCGATACTAGTAACATGAGTATTAAGAAACCATAATCACTCATGTTACGTAGGAGATAATATTAGGTGAAAGACATGATTAGGTTAAAAGTGGACCTGACTGCATATGTGCTGTATCCAGTTATTTATGTTTTAGCGTAGTGTACAGGAATTTTGTTGTTGATAAAGGAGCAGAATAGTCTTGTAACCGCAAATATCATTCACTCTCCGAACTGTGATATAGAGTTCTTGTGTAACTCTGTTATGGGAATGTAATATTTTGGCACCAGTAATTCTACAACAGTCTTTATGTGCTTGCCTTTTTATACAGCAATGACCCGCAAAGCAACCCATAGTTCTGTTTTTTAGTGAGTTAAACACTTGGAGCAAACTATCTGATGTGTAAGCTAACAAAAGTCAGAGTCAATATTTAGGCATGATAACCACGGGCCTTTGGCCTTAGTGGCGTCATCCCTCAGGTGCAAATGCTTTGTGGCCACTGTGGAGGACTTTCCTAGAAATTGGTCATGGGTTCAAATCCGTTCCCATCACTAAACATTGTCTAGAGCT includes the following:
- the LOC122579336 gene encoding putative E3 ubiquitin-protein ligase RF298 isoform X3: MASVSEEKKIRNKRKFIGDSSQSLPSGLESECSSESDELHVDTVKLELGKSCLEIGNKVELKRSDDNIDWSDLTEFELEGLLLDNLDAILKNVVKKLVLYGYSEEDVTKAVLRCGFCYGGKDVVANVEDTTRGILENGSVVGPRREYEFENLEEMEKCILAKLVSVIREARPGSSTGDAMWLLLISDMDVSHACALDVDALGDGVSNGVFSKSVETQSRKEVKSVDSLLSPSNAEAEYYIISEPLSKPAVTRTKPKPAAYCSLVSQKGNKSSNPWTMSKSVSLSSQNHEDKPVGSKKINGVGKRDYVPRQKSVRVEKSYRSRGSKGASRGAKLGNFGGLIFDKKLKSVSHSTSISFKSSSLMISDINNNGTTQIRLTSPSLSNRDANTNITSLSSSTDNSTALSVAEAEFSLSLLEKFSDLSLPKVPNLSFPSMPNETSFQHRIPQVLEKFEDITLPEVPNIDFSTVPNEKSPVSVKWIPQDKKDDTIATLVPRVVELQSKLKEWNEWANQKVMQAACRLGKDKAELKTLRKEKEEVERLKKEKHTLEQNTLKKLTDIEKALLKASSQVGRADGTVCRLKKENANLRLEMEAAHLQAAQSAASCVEVSEREKHTLMQLQLGEKQKSTLQEELIAEKRKLGQLQEDLKRAKERRDELEVFYVQTKWKQEEKAKQELINQATKIRIERQEGDVKAKSREDLARLKADKNLQKYKEDIEKLKKEISIFRLKAGSSKIAALKRGVDGSYPSKFTDVKISTSPQTPTHYAPNLIPGNGGVKRERECVMCLSEEKSVVFLPCAHQVVCTKCNELHEKQGMKDCPSCRGPIQRRVCVRYACS